The Coregonus clupeaformis isolate EN_2021a chromosome 6, ASM2061545v1, whole genome shotgun sequence genome has a segment encoding these proteins:
- the LOC121568310 gene encoding diacylglycerol O-acyltransferase 2: MKQEKSQCKEFLENISVLKWLWSFLLLGPACIGLMVYLLLTSLWPLPALYFIWQLKDWHTPERGGRRSAFVRNWKVWKHVRDYFPMKLVKTAELNPNKNYILGCHPHGVFSIGAFASFSTEACGFMDLFPGLCSCLCTLGGLFKIPLFREYLMATGCCPVSKPSLEHLLSKSGKGNAVVIVIGGAAESLLSLPGVNTVVMKQRKGFVRVALEFGADLVPVYSYGENDMFRQVIFSEGSVGWRLQQLFKKIMSFSPCLFVGERWFWMPYHCPVTTVVGSPIPVPKRPSPTQEEVDHFHGLYMEALAKLFNEHKASCGLSESHELRIV, from the coding sequence ATGAAGCAGGAAAAGAGTCAATGCAAGGAGTTCCTGGAGAATATCAGTGTTCTGAAATGGTTATGGAGCTTCCTCCTGTTAGGTCCGGCTTGTATTGGATTGATGGTGTACCTTCTGTTGACCTCTCTGTGGCCGCTGCCTGCTCTCTACTTCATATGGCAGTTGAAGGACTGGCACACACCTGAAAGAGGGGGCAGGAGAAGTGCCTTTGTGAGAAACTGGAAAGTGTGGAAGCACGTTAGGGACTACTTCCCGATGAAGTTAGTGAAGACAGCGGAGTTGAACCCAAACAAGAACTACATCTTAGGGTGTCATCCTCACGGGGTGTTCAGTATCGGAGCCTTTGCCTCTTTCAGCACTGAGGCCTGTGGCTTTATGGACCTCTTTCCTGGGCTGTGCTCCTGCCTCTGCACCCTGGGTGGCCTCTTCAAGATCCCCCTCTTCAGGGAATATCTCATGGCCACAGGTTGTTGTCCAGTCAGCAAGCCCAGTCTCGAGCACCTTCTGTCTAAAAGTGGGAAAGGCAATGCGGTGGTGATTGTGATAGGGGGCGCTGCTGAGTCCCTGCTGAGCCTGCCTGGGGTCAACACTGTGGTCATGAAACAGAGGAAAGGCTTCGTCCGGGTGGCCCTGGAGTTTGGGGCTGACCTGGTGCCCGTCTACTCGTACGGGGAGAACGACATGTTCCGCCAGGTAATCTTCTCAGAGGGGAGTGTGGGCTGGAGATTACAGCAACTCTTTAAGAAGATTATGAGTTTTTCCCCCTGTCTGTTTGTGGGTGAACGCTGGTTCTGGATGCCTTACCACTGCCCGGTCACCACTGTGGTGGGTAGTCCTATCCCAGTGCCAAAGAGGCCTTCTCCCACCCAGGAGGAGGTGGACCACTTTCACGGCCTCTACATGGAGGCCCTGGCCAAGCTCTTCAACGAACACAAGGCCAGCTGTGGACTCTCGGAGAGCCACGAGCTGCGGATCGTATAG
- the LOC121567675 gene encoding aldehyde dehydrogenase, dimeric NADP-preferring isoform X2, whose protein sequence is MERQVVQQAREAFLAGRSRPLEFRVQQLKSLQRMITDRQGEIATALKQDINRSQYDTPLLELIGLENEISLAVSKLAQWAAPRPVERSLLTISDQVYIQPEPLGVVLIIGAWNYPWALTLQPLVGAIAAGNAAVVKPSELSEYSASLLKALLPRYLDQELYPVVCGGVSETQELLRQRFDHVFYTGNSTVGKLVMEAAARHLTPVTLELGGKSPCYIDKDVDLRVACRRITWGKFVNCGQTCIAPDYILCEPSIQNRVVEGIRQTLLEFYGPDPKSSPDYGRIINQRHFNRVMALLDGYTAAVGGQSDASQRYIAPTVVKDVPPQARLMQEEIFGPLLPIVTISDIDDAIHFLNEREKPLALYVFSSNKKVVKRMLAETTSGGVTVNDVMMHYALNSLPFGGVGQSGTGRYHGKHTFDQFSHHRACLVKSLGMEEVNMARYPPQNRQKARRVRLAMRTPLVDFSKGTYIWAVTASIVALGLLVALTVILILAAGVSCTCW, encoded by the exons ATGGAGAGGCAGGTGGTGCAGCAGGCCAGGGAGGCCTTCCTCGCGGGGCGGTCGCGACCCCTGGAGTTCAGAGTTCAGCAGCTCAAGTCCCTCCAGAGGAtgatcacagacagacagggagagatcGCCACTGCCCTCAAACAGGACATCAACAGG AGCCAGTACGACACCCCGCTGTTGGAGCTGATCGGCCTGGAGAATGAGATCAGCCTGGCTGTGTCGAAGCTGGCCCAGTGGGCTGCTCCTCGGCCTGTAGAGAGGAGCCTCCTCACCATCTCAGACCAG GTGTACATCCAGCCGGAGCCCCTGGGAGTGGTCCTCATCATCGGGGCCTGGAACTACCCCTGGGCCCTCACCCTGCAGCCCCTGGTCGGGGCCATCGCTGCAG gcaaTGCAGCTGTGGTGAAGCCGTCTGAGCTGAGTGAATACTCTGCTAGTCTCCTCAAAGCTCTGCTCCCAAGATATCTGGACCAG GAGCTGTACCCTGTAGTGTGTGGGGGCGTGTCAGAGACCCAGGAGTTGCTGCGTCAGCGTTTCGACCACGTCTTCTACACAGGGAACAGCACTGTGGGTAAACTGGTGATGGAGGCGGCCGCCCGACACCTCACCCCTGTCACCCTGGAGCTGGGGGGGAAGAGCCCCTGTTACATCGATAAGGACGTCGACCTCAGAGTCGCATGCCG GCGTATCACGTGGGGGAAGTTTGTGAACTGTGGTCAGACGTGCATCGCCCCAGACTACATCCTGTGTGAACCCAGCATCCAGAACAGAGTGGTGGAGGGCATCCGGCAGACACTACTG GAGTTTTATGGGCCTGACCCCAAATCCTCCCCTGACTACGGCCGCATCATCAACCAGCGCCACTTTAACCGCGTAATGGCTCTACTGGATGGCTACACAGCAGCTGTAGGGGGGCAGAGTGACGCGTCGCAGCGCTACATCG CCCCCACGGTGGTGAAGGACGTGCCCCCCCAGGCTAGGCTGATGCAGGAGGAGATCTTCGGCCCCCTGTTGCCCATAGTGACCATCAGCGACATAGACGACGCCATCCACTTCCTCAACGAGAGAGAGAAGCCCCTGGCGCTCTACGTCTTCTCCTCCAACAAGAAG GTGGTAAAGCGAATGCTGGCTGAGACCACCAGTGGCGGGGTGACGGTCAACGACGTTATGATGCACTACGCCCTCAACTCTCTGCCCTTTGGGGGTGTAG GTCAGAGCGGAACAGGCAGGTATCATGGGAAACACACCTTTGACCAGTTCAGCCACCATCGGGCGTGTCTGGTCAAGTCCCTGGGCATGGAGGAGGTCAACATGGCGCGGTACCCACCCCAGAACCGCCAGAAGGCTCGCAGGGTCAGGCTGGCCATGAGGACCCCACTGGTCGACTTCTCCAAGGGCACCTACATCTGGGCCGTCACGGCGTCCATTGTGGCTCTGGGACTCCTGGTCGCCCTAACTGTGATTCTAATACTAGCGGCTGGTGTCAGCTGCACCTGTTGGTGA
- the LOC121567675 gene encoding aldehyde dehydrogenase, dimeric NADP-preferring isoform X1 has product MERQVVQQAREAFLAGRSRPLEFRVQQLKSLQRMITDRQGEIATALKQDINRSQYDTPLLELIGLENEISLAVSKLAQWAAPRPVERSLLTISDQVYIQPEPLGVVLIIGAWNYPWALTLQPLVGAIAAGNAAVVKPSELSEYSASLLKALLPRYLDQELYPVVCGGVSETQELLRQRFDHVFYTGNSTVGKLVMEAAARHLTPVTLELGGKSPCYIDKDVDLRVACRRITWGKFVNCGQTCIAPDYILCEPSIQNRVVEGIRQTLLEFYGPDPKSSPDYGRIINQRHFNRVMALLDGYTAAVGGQSDASQRYIAPTVVKDVPPQARLMQEEIFGPLLPIVTISDIDDAIHFLNEREKPLALYVFSSNKKVVKRMLAETTSGGVTVNDVMMHYALNSLPFGGVGQSGTGRYHGKHTFDQFSHHRACLVKSLGMEEVNMARYPPQNRQKARRVRLAMRTPLVDFSRKTYVWAVTATVFAFGLLVTLTAILLIAGGLNCTCWRVWQIWR; this is encoded by the exons ATGGAGAGGCAGGTGGTGCAGCAGGCCAGGGAGGCCTTCCTCGCGGGGCGGTCGCGACCCCTGGAGTTCAGAGTTCAGCAGCTCAAGTCCCTCCAGAGGAtgatcacagacagacagggagagatcGCCACTGCCCTCAAACAGGACATCAACAGG AGCCAGTACGACACCCCGCTGTTGGAGCTGATCGGCCTGGAGAATGAGATCAGCCTGGCTGTGTCGAAGCTGGCCCAGTGGGCTGCTCCTCGGCCTGTAGAGAGGAGCCTCCTCACCATCTCAGACCAG GTGTACATCCAGCCGGAGCCCCTGGGAGTGGTCCTCATCATCGGGGCCTGGAACTACCCCTGGGCCCTCACCCTGCAGCCCCTGGTCGGGGCCATCGCTGCAG gcaaTGCAGCTGTGGTGAAGCCGTCTGAGCTGAGTGAATACTCTGCTAGTCTCCTCAAAGCTCTGCTCCCAAGATATCTGGACCAG GAGCTGTACCCTGTAGTGTGTGGGGGCGTGTCAGAGACCCAGGAGTTGCTGCGTCAGCGTTTCGACCACGTCTTCTACACAGGGAACAGCACTGTGGGTAAACTGGTGATGGAGGCGGCCGCCCGACACCTCACCCCTGTCACCCTGGAGCTGGGGGGGAAGAGCCCCTGTTACATCGATAAGGACGTCGACCTCAGAGTCGCATGCCG GCGTATCACGTGGGGGAAGTTTGTGAACTGTGGTCAGACGTGCATCGCCCCAGACTACATCCTGTGTGAACCCAGCATCCAGAACAGAGTGGTGGAGGGCATCCGGCAGACACTACTG GAGTTTTATGGGCCTGACCCCAAATCCTCCCCTGACTACGGCCGCATCATCAACCAGCGCCACTTTAACCGCGTAATGGCTCTACTGGATGGCTACACAGCAGCTGTAGGGGGGCAGAGTGACGCGTCGCAGCGCTACATCG CCCCCACGGTGGTGAAGGACGTGCCCCCCCAGGCTAGGCTGATGCAGGAGGAGATCTTCGGCCCCCTGTTGCCCATAGTGACCATCAGCGACATAGACGACGCCATCCACTTCCTCAACGAGAGAGAGAAGCCCCTGGCGCTCTACGTCTTCTCCTCCAACAAGAAG GTGGTAAAGCGAATGCTGGCTGAGACCACCAGTGGCGGGGTGACGGTCAACGACGTTATGATGCACTACGCCCTCAACTCTCTGCCCTTTGGGGGTGTAG GTCAGAGCGGAACAGGCAGGTATCATGGGAAGCACACCTTTGACCAGTTCAGCCACCATCGGGCGTGTCTGGTCAAGTCCCTGGGCATGGAGGAGGTCAACATGGCGCGGTACCCACCCCAGAACCGCCAGAAGGCTCGCAGGGTCAGGCTGGCCATGAGGACCCCACTGGTCGACTTCTCCAGGAAAACCTACGTGTGGGCCGTGACGGCCACCGTCTTTGCTTTCGGTCTCTTGGTCACCTTGACAGCCATCCTGCTAATCGCTGGTGGCCTGAACTGCACCTGTTGGAGGGTCTGGCAAATCTGGCGCTAG